TTTCGGCTAAAATTTCTCCGTTCTCAGAAACGGGAGCTACTGGGGTGGTTTCGTCGGCGCTGTTCCCTTGGCGATCGCCATACACCTGATAACTACTGGTATAAATGATTTGTTGCACCTGGGGCGCAGTCTCTAGGGCAGAAACCAGATTTTGAGCCGTTTGTAAGTAAGTCTCCCGATAACCCTCTGGGGTGCGGTTGGTGCGTTTTGCTCCTACGCTGAGGAGAATAACATCCTGGTCTTGGATGAGGTTCTGGAGTTGGGAGCGATCGCTTCCTGGTAAAACCATCACCTGATGGGCAATTTGCTGCAAATCCTGCACCCGTTCCGGTGTTGTCGTCGTCACCGTCACCTGATGCCCTTGATTGCTCCAATACCGACTACAGGCGCTTCCCACATAGCCACATCCAATAATTGCAATTTTCATGTCCTGCTCTGGGCTTTTTGAATAAACTGTACAAAAATTTCTGATACCTTTCACCATGGGGAAATCGGTTGATTGGATTGGCGATCGCCACTAACCCCATAGAGTTTAGGCTTCTTGCACCAAAACATAGGGTTGGACAATGAGAGCCTCAAACTGTTGCTCTTCGCTACGCTCCCAATGGTTTAATTGTTCCAGGGTGGGTTTAGTAATCAGTTGTTCGCTGATCCAGTGTTGTACAGAGGTGACTTCATCGGTAGCGATCGCCACTCCCACATCGACTAAATTCAATCCTTGATTCACCACCACCACATTATCCCTAGCAATATGGGGTTTGAGCCACTGCCATTGTGCCCGATCCACTTCTTGGGTAAGGCGCTCCCGAATGTCTTCCATGTTTGAGGTTGTCAACTGTAATTTTGCACCTGCCTATTCTACCGTCCCAAGTCATGTAGTGCATGGATGGCATCTTTACAGGCTTCGGTTACCGGCTCTAACTCATCCCGTTTGGTGTTTTTTGGCGGATCGATTAAGGAGCCAATACGGACAGTTACCGGGACAGCACGGGGGATCGGAGTCTCTTTAACCAGGATTTTTTCTGTACCCCATAAGCTCACGGGTAATAACGGAGCTTGAGCTTTGGCGGCGATCATAGCTGCGCCCAATTTGGGGGAGGTAATACGCCCATCTTTGGTGCGCGTGCCTTGTAAAAATAAGCCGGTTGCCCAGCCTTGTTCTAAAGCGGATAGGGCATTGCGAATGGCGCTGCGATCGGCAGATGCTCGTTCAACAGGATAGGCTCCGTATAAGGAAATAGCCTGTTTTAATACTGGAACCTTAAATAATTCTTCTTTGGCCATAAACGCGACCGGTCGCCGTACACAGTTCGAGACAATGGGCGGATCGAAATGACTGGCATGGTTACTGACTACCACTAATGGCCCCTCTTGGGGGACGTTTTCAGCACCGTAAATCTGACCTTGAAAATACACATGCAGCATGGGACTGACCACAGACCACTTGAAGAGGTTGTAAAGAATAAGGCTTTTCAAGGGTTCGCGGTTTTGAGTCATGGCTTGAATGAGTAATGAGTAATGGGTAAGTTTAGAGTTTGATTTTGGTTAATTGGTCTAATCTGAGCTGGTGGGAGGGACTGAGCAGCGCTTGCCAAGCGAGGAGGACGACACCGAGGGTTCCTAATGCAGTTCCAGAGGCGATCGCAAACACAATGATAATTTGATAGCGCACCGCATCTAAAGGGCTGGCTCCGGCCAAGATTTGACCGGTCATCATCCCCGGTAAACTCACCAGTCCCATCACCATCATTGAGTTAATAGTTGGAATCATCCCCCGACGGATGGCTTGTTTAACTTCCCCATGGGTGGCTTCCCATCGGGTTGCTCCTAGGCTCAGGAGGGTTTCAATTTTGCCCTGATTGGTGACTAAACTCTCCATAAACTGCTCTAATCCTAGGGAGACCCCAT
This sequence is a window from Roseofilum capinflatum BLCC-M114. Protein-coding genes within it:
- a CDS encoding SDR family oxidoreductase, which produces MKIAIIGCGYVGSACSRYWSNQGHQVTVTTTTPERVQDLQQIAHQVMVLPGSDRSQLQNLIQDQDVILLSVGAKRTNRTPEGYRETYLQTAQNLVSALETAPQVQQIIYTSSYQVYGDRQGNSADETTPVAPVSENGEILAETERVLLSAQTPERKVCILRLGGIYGPNRELIKIYRTLAGTARPGTGQEATNWIHLEDILGAIAHSCQNGLDGIYNLVDDAHLTRQDFLDRLLSVHDYPAVTWDANLPDPRPYNVWVSNQKIKDTGYQFQYGDRQFK
- a CDS encoding DUF2288 domain-containing protein, with the protein product MEDIRERLTQEVDRAQWQWLKPHIARDNVVVVNQGLNLVDVGVAIATDEVTSVQHWISEQLITKPTLEQLNHWERSEEQQFEALIVQPYVLVQEA
- a CDS encoding lysophospholipid acyltransferase family protein gives rise to the protein MTQNREPLKSLILYNLFKWSVVSPMLHVYFQGQIYGAENVPQEGPLVVVSNHASHFDPPIVSNCVRRPVAFMAKEELFKVPVLKQAISLYGAYPVERASADRSAIRNALSALEQGWATGLFLQGTRTKDGRITSPKLGAAMIAAKAQAPLLPVSLWGTEKILVKETPIPRAVPVTVRIGSLIDPPKNTKRDELEPVTEACKDAIHALHDLGR